The Sebastes fasciatus isolate fSebFas1 chromosome 4, fSebFas1.pri, whole genome shotgun sequence genome window below encodes:
- the cdkn1bb gene encoding cyclin dependent kinase inhibitor 1Bb, which produces MSDVRLSNGSPTLERTDSSRLADHPKPSACRSLFGSVDHEELKRDLKGHLREMEDAASAKWGFDFAAHSPLPNGHRLHWEPVDCRDVPGFYSRQPGRRREKKGVCSAGNNKVDLNGNHSCVVEDTDRADGLQMECTEQCTGLRKRPASHDPSAQNKRSHTSSDEVTCPNLSLSTEHTPRKTSPKRQT; this is translated from the exons ATGTCCGATGTTCGCCTCTCCAACGGCAGCCCGACGCTGGAGCGCACCGACTCCTCCCGGCTGGCGGATCACCCGAAACCGTCCGCCTGCCGGAGCCTCTTCGGCTCGGTGGACCACGAAGAGTTAAAGAGGGATTTAAAGGGACATCTGCGGGAGATGGAGGACGCCGCCTCGGCCAAGTGGGGCTTCGACTTCGCCGCTCACTCTCCGCTGCCCAACGGCCACCGGCTCCACTGGGAACCGGTGGACTGCAGGGACGTGCCCGGCTTCTACAGCAGGCAGCCgggcaggaggagagagaagaagggCGTCTGCTCCGCCGGGAATAACAAGGTGGATCTAAACGGGAATCATAGCTGTGTTGTGGAGGACACCGACCGGGCTGACGGGCTGCAGATGGAGTGCACGGAGCAGTGCACCGGGCTGAGGAAAAGACCTGCAAGCCACG ACCCCTCGGCCCAGAATAAGAGGTCACACACCAGCTCAGATGAGGTCACTTGTCCAAACCTGAGCCTCTCCACAGAACACACACCCAGAAAGACCAGTCCCAAGAGGCAAACGTGA
- the yars2 gene encoding tyrosine--tRNA ligase, mitochondrial has protein sequence MSASMVRTCCHASCLLLRRPRLYLSLRSNLHSSPPAPSGLLFSLNKRGLVKDSFPQDAAQDRLPRLLQSGAQTVYCGFDPTADSLHVGNLLAVIGLLHFRSAGHHVLAVLGGATAQIGDPSGKTSDRERMSEEAAAENTRSIRESLQRIFTNHELLFLQEGCRNLGTVTVLNNLSWYKDRDVVGFLSEAGRHFRMGTMLSRHSVQTRMRSDDGMSLTEFTYQVFQAHDFHHLNQVYGCRIQLGGTDQLGNLMSGHDYIHKVSGEEVYGLTIPLVTSTAGDKLGKTAGNAVWLNRDKTSPFELYQFFLRQPDASVEGYLKLFTFLPLAEVERLMEQQREDPGKRLAHKRLAAEVTKLVHGKEGLESAKRCTNALYHSSVQALEEMSDEELQELFREAPFHELLLEPGTTVIDACRRASAIPHGPKGYQMVSDGAVWINHRRADKPEQVLIPKLHILSNGLSLLRVGKRNFYIIKWLSL, from the exons ATGTCTGCCTCCATGGTGAGGACCTGCTGTCATGCATCCTGTCTTCTGCTCAGGAGACCTCGTCTTTACCTCTCATTAAGGTCTAACCTCCACAGTTCTCCTCCTGCACCCAGCggcctcctcttctctctcaatAAACGCGGCCTCGTGAAGGACTCTTTCCCGCAGGACGCAGCTCAGGACCGGCTCCCCAGGCTGCTCCAGTCCGGTGCTCAGACCGTCTACTGCGGCTTCGACCCCACCGCAGACAGCCTCCATGTGGGCAACCTGCTGGCCGTCATCGGCCTGCTGCACTTCCGCAGCGCCGGCCACCACGTCCTGGCGGTGCTCGGAGGCGCCACGGCTCAGATCGGAGACCCCAGCGGGAAAACGAGCGACAGAGAGCGGATGAGCGAGGAGGCTGCGGCGGAGAACACCCGCAGCATCCGGGAGAGTCTGCAGAGGATCTTCACCAACCATGAGCTGCTCTTCCTCCAGGAGGGCTGCAGGAACCTGGGCACCGTGACCGTCCTCAACAACCTGAGCTGGTACAAGGACCGGGACGTGGTGGGGTTTCTCTCGGAGGCTGGGAGACACTTCAGGATGGGGACCATGCTGAGCAGACACAGCGTCCAGACCCGGATGAGGAGCGACGACGGGATGAGTCTCACTGAGTTCACCTACCAGGTGTTCCAGGCTCACGACTTCCACCACCTGAACCAGGTCTACGGCTGCAGGATCCAGCTGGGGGGCACCGACCAGCTGGGCAACCTGATGTCTGGGCACGATTACATCCACAA GGTGAGCGGCGAGGAGGTGTACGGCCTGACCATCCCGCTGGTGACCAGCACTGCCGGGGACAAGCTGGGGAAGACGGCGGGCAACGCGGTGTGGCTCAACAGAGACAAGACGTCTCCCTTTGAACTCTACCAGTTCTTTCTCAGGCAGCCTGACGCCAGTGTGGAAGG GTACCTGAAGCTGTTCACCTTCCTGCCTCTGGCGGAGGTGGAGAGGCTGatggagcagcagagagaggatcCGGGTAAACGCCTCGCACATAAACGACTGGCGGCAGAGGTGACCAAACTGGTGCATGGAAAAGAGGGCCTGGAGAGTGCAAAGAG ATGTACCAACGCACTGTACCACAGCAGCGTGCAGGCCTTGGAGGAAATGAGTGACGAGGAGCTTCAGGAGCTCTTCAGGGAGGCTCCGTTCCacgagctgctgctggagccgGGTACCACCGTGATAGACGCCTGTCGCAGGGCCAGCGCCATCCCACACGGACCCAAAGG ATATCAAATGGTTTCGGACGGAGCCGTGTGGATCAACCACAGGCGGGCAGACAAACCAGAGCAGGTACTGATCCCCAAACTCCATATCCTGTCCAACGGACTTAGCTTGCTCAGAGTGGGCAAGAGGAACTTCTACATCATCAAGTGGCTCAGCCTCTGA